In Nocardia sp. NBC_00403, the DNA window GATGTCTCTGGCGGCGAGGCAGCGGGTATTGGCATAACGTGCCGAACGCCGACCACTCCGGTGCGTGCTCAGCCCCGGACGTCGTGGCCCACCCCCGCGTGGACTCGGAGTCTCGCTCCGCGTGGGCTCGACTCTCCGTGAACGCGCCTCGCAGAATGCCGAGCGGGTCGTAGGGGCGGCGACAACCCACCCTGCTGTCCTTCATCGCGATCCCGGCACCGAATCGCTTGCTGCTCGTCCACGCAAACTGCGGGAAATGCCCTGCCCGCATCAAGATGCCGGGGTTGCCGACACGCCCCACAAGGTGGTGGGCTGTTTGGAAACGCCACATCACTCATATCCTGATCAGCTCGCAGTCCGGTCGGGAAAGAAGGCGGTTCACCAGGCAACCGCTTGGAATAGCCGGCCAGATATCAGCGCCGAGACGACCATGGAGCAACACATGGACGACGAGACTGAACGCACGCCGCGACTCACCGCGTTCCCGCGCATCGACGACTACGGTTTCATCTCCGATTGCGAGGTCACCGCACTTATCGCCCCCAGCGGAGCCATCGAGTGGATGTGCCTACCCCGCATGGACTCCCCCAGTGTCTTCGCAGCCATACTCGATCGTTCCGCCGGTTCGTTCCGGTTCGCCCCTGCCGACTTCATGGTGCCCACCGATCGCCGCTACGTCCCCGGCACGATGGTCATGGAGACGAGTTGGCGCAGTGGCGAAGGGTGGGCGACAGTTCGTGATGTGCTGCTGGTCGGGCCCTGGCGACACCAGACACCCGGCCATAGCGCCCATCGCCGAACGCCCACCGACTACGACGCCGAGCACATTCTGCTGCGGACGGTGCACTGTGAGACCGGGCAGATTCAGTTTGTGCTCGACTGCCAACCATCTTTCGACTACGGCAGGCATCGCGCTCATTGGGAGTACCTCGACAGTTACCACCTCGCGCAGGCCAGCGCTGACGGGATCGATCTGCAGCTGACACTGAGCACCGACATGCGCTTGGGGCTGGAAGGTACGCACGCGCTTGCCCGCACCCTGCTGAAGGCGGACGACACACGCTTCTGTGCGCTCTCCTGGGGTAGTCGCGACGCCCCCCGCGCCGTTGACGACGCCGATGAACGGCTGCTACGGACAATCCACCATTGGCGGCACTGGCTGGCCGGCGGGCGGTTTCCGGATCATCCGTGGACTGCCCAGCTCACCCGCAGCGCGCTGACCCTCAAGGGTCTGACCTTCGCCCCCACCGGTGCCATCAGTGCTGCGGCCACCACGTCATTACCCGAAACCCCAGGTGGACAACGCAATTGGGACTACCGCTACTCGTGGATACGCGACTCCGCCTTCGCGCTGTGGGGCCTGTACACACTGGGCTTCAGCTGGGAGGCGAACGAATTCTTCTCGTACATCATCAGCTTGACCGAAGATGTCCGCGACATGCAGATCGTCTACGGCATCGGCGGCGAAACCGACCTCACCGAGCGGACCCTCACCCACCTGCGCGGCTACGAAAATGCCGGCCCCGTGCGCATCGGCAACGGCGCGTACCAGCAACGCCAGCACGATGTGTGGGGCGCTGCACTGGACGCGGTCTATCTCTACGCACGCAACCAAGACCAAATCGACGCCCGAGCGTGGCCGCTGCTGGGCCGGGCGGTCAAGAGCGCCCTCACCTACTGGCGCGAACCGGACCATGGCATTTGGGAAGTACGCGGGGAGCCCCAACACTTCACCTCCAGCAAGGTCATGTGTTGGGTTGCCGCCGATCGCGGCGCCCGGCTGGCCCGCATCCACCAGGACTTCGAACGCGCACATCGCTGGCAACAGGCCGCAGACGAAATCCACGCCGACATATGCACCCATGCGGTCGACTCCCGGCAGGTGTTCACCCAGTACTACGGCAGCACGGCACTGGATGCTTCGACCTTGCTCATCCCGCTGGTTCGTTTCCTGCCACCCGACGACGACCGGGTACGCAACACGGTGTTGGCCATCGCCGACGAACTGACCGAGGACGGCCTCGTATTGCGGTACCGCGTCAGTGAAACCGACGATGGATGTGCGGGGGAAGAAGGCGCTTTCACGATCTGCTCGTTCTGGCTTGTCTCGGCACTGTCGGAGATCGGCGAAAAGAAGCGAGCCAAACAGCTGTGCGAGAAACTGCTTGCCTACGCCAGCCCTCTTGGCCTCTACGCGGAGGAGATCGACCCACGAACCGGCCGGCACTGGGGCAACTACCCCCAGGCGTTCACCCACCTCGCGCTGATCAACGCCGTAATGCACGTCATCCAGGACGAACAAGCCGTACTGCGGCAGGCACTGGGCGGGGAATCGATCGCCCCACGACTGGACGTTGCATCATCTACACCGGGATACATGCACCGCTAACCCTGACGCTCGGGATAACCACGACAGCTCGACCACCGGACGCGAGAGGGTGCGGTTCGCCGATCGGTAATGCCACCGCTGCAGTGGCTTCCGCGATCCAGGCGCAATGTAGGTGGTCTGGTCTTACCGCTCGAGCACCCCGCGTGTCGAGGCTTCGGACCTAAACGTGTCGGAGGTGGTGGCGATAGATGGGGCAATCCCACGGGTGTCCGTACTGCGTAGGGCCGAAATCGACCGTAGACCAACAACTCTCGGTACGGTCCGTGCGTGGTGAACCACGGTAAGACGTGTTTGCTCCTTGTCAGGGGAAGCGGCCTACCAAGGCCGGCGCTCGGACGCGCGGCTCACGACCTCGGCGGCACCCGTCACCCGCGCGACGCCCGCCCCGACGACAACCTCCTCGGTGACACCGACTACCCCGGCCACACCACCAGCGATCATCGCGCCCGCACCGCCGGCTGCGGCACCCGCGCCCGTCGCACCTCCAGCCGCGGCGGCCGCGACGACAACCCCCGCATCTCCCAGCGTCTACTACCCGAACTGCGCCGCAGCTCGCGCTGCGGGCGCCGCTACGACGCGGCGAACGTCGAACCAAAAGTCGGCCGCCGCGGCCACGCTGCCGACGCCGACGGGGCCGGGGGTGGTCAACCCGAGCAGCGCGCCGAGCTGGTCTGCAGAGCTGCGTCAGAATTGCGTCGCGGCCAACCCTGAGCAGTCAGACCGTGAGGACCATGCGGTATCGGGCCCGCCCCTGTTCCATTGCGGCATAGGCCTCGGCAGCTTGATCCAGTGGCCGTTCCTGGGTTCGCGCGCGCACACCGGATTGGACCGCGAATTGCATCGTTTCCTCGATATCGCGCGCGGTGCCGGAGGCGTGGCCGGTGACGCTGAGTCCGGTCATGATCAGCTGCGTCGGGGTGATCGGCAATGGCTCGGCGGTGACGCCGATGGCGATGAGTTCACCGCGCGGTAGCAGCCCACCAACCGTTTCGGCCATGGCTGTGGCGCTGCCGACGGTCCCCAGAACGACCGACACACCACCGAGTCCGCGCAATGCCTTGCTGACATCACCGGCGGTCGAGTCGATGTAGTGGTGGGCGCCGAGCGCGCGGGCGTC includes these proteins:
- a CDS encoding glycoside hydrolase family 15 protein — encoded protein: MDDETERTPRLTAFPRIDDYGFISDCEVTALIAPSGAIEWMCLPRMDSPSVFAAILDRSAGSFRFAPADFMVPTDRRYVPGTMVMETSWRSGEGWATVRDVLLVGPWRHQTPGHSAHRRTPTDYDAEHILLRTVHCETGQIQFVLDCQPSFDYGRHRAHWEYLDSYHLAQASADGIDLQLTLSTDMRLGLEGTHALARTLLKADDTRFCALSWGSRDAPRAVDDADERLLRTIHHWRHWLAGGRFPDHPWTAQLTRSALTLKGLTFAPTGAISAAATTSLPETPGGQRNWDYRYSWIRDSAFALWGLYTLGFSWEANEFFSYIISLTEDVRDMQIVYGIGGETDLTERTLTHLRGYENAGPVRIGNGAYQQRQHDVWGAALDAVYLYARNQDQIDARAWPLLGRAVKSALTYWREPDHGIWEVRGEPQHFTSSKVMCWVAADRGARLARIHQDFERAHRWQQAADEIHADICTHAVDSRQVFTQYYGSTALDASTLLIPLVRFLPPDDDRVRNTVLAIADELTEDGLVLRYRVSETDDGCAGEEGAFTICSFWLVSALSEIGEKKRAKQLCEKLLAYASPLGLYAEEIDPRTGRHWGNYPQAFTHLALINAVMHVIQDEQAVLRQALGGESIAPRLDVASSTPGYMHR